The following proteins come from a genomic window of Edaphobacter sp. 4G125:
- a CDS encoding vWA domain-containing protein, with protein MKRVRYTKFTGDLSSSFDLEDLMQALSDFLLDSGFNDPYSNFSEFNDQTLENLREAIRQALESGELFDEEAQEKFESLSGDQIEELIDKIIQKMQEQNLINAEMPQQGQGEFGQANENARFEVTDKGMDFLGYKALRDLLGPLGKSNLGRHDTRHEASGVEINGSSKLYEFGDSLNLDITATFSSVFSREGIRTAVEGEEHTPLNIEYSDLHVHQSDYQSSCATVVLLDCSHSMILYGEDRFTPAKRVAMALSHLIRTQFPGDTLNLVLFHDTAEEIPVSQLSRVKVGPHYTNTKDGLRLAQRILARQNKDMKQIVMITDGKPSALTLADGRIYKNAFGLDPLVIEETLEEVSRCKRSGIMINTFMLANDFTLMQFVQQVSSMCRGKAYFTTPQTLGNYLLMDFMSRRMKTVH; from the coding sequence ATGAAGCGCGTTCGGTATACCAAATTCACCGGAGATCTCTCGTCCAGCTTCGATCTTGAAGACCTGATGCAGGCCCTCTCCGATTTTCTGCTCGACTCCGGCTTCAACGACCCCTACTCCAACTTCAGCGAGTTCAACGACCAAACGCTGGAGAATTTGCGTGAGGCCATTCGTCAGGCCCTTGAATCCGGTGAACTCTTCGACGAAGAAGCACAGGAAAAGTTCGAATCGCTCAGCGGAGATCAGATCGAAGAGTTAATCGACAAGATTATCCAGAAGATGCAGGAGCAAAACCTTATCAATGCCGAGATGCCTCAGCAGGGTCAGGGTGAGTTCGGACAAGCCAACGAGAATGCCCGTTTCGAGGTCACCGATAAGGGCATGGACTTTCTTGGCTACAAGGCCCTTCGCGATCTTCTTGGCCCTCTCGGAAAATCCAATCTAGGCCGTCACGATACCCGCCACGAAGCTTCCGGGGTAGAGATCAACGGTTCTTCCAAACTTTACGAATTCGGGGACTCGCTCAATCTCGACATCACTGCAACCTTTTCGAGCGTCTTTTCACGTGAAGGGATCCGCACCGCAGTCGAAGGAGAAGAACACACTCCACTCAACATTGAGTACTCCGATCTGCACGTTCATCAGTCGGACTATCAATCCTCCTGCGCAACCGTTGTCTTGCTCGACTGCTCGCATTCCATGATTCTCTACGGCGAAGACCGCTTCACCCCGGCTAAGCGCGTGGCGATGGCGCTCTCTCACCTCATTCGTACCCAATTCCCCGGCGACACTTTAAATCTTGTTCTTTTCCATGACACCGCCGAAGAGATTCCCGTTTCCCAGCTCTCGCGCGTCAAGGTTGGCCCGCACTACACCAATACCAAGGACGGCCTGCGTCTGGCGCAGCGTATTCTCGCTCGACAGAACAAAGATATGAAGCAGATCGTGATGATTACCGATGGCAAGCCCTCGGCTCTTACGCTGGCCGACGGACGAATCTATAAGAACGCCTTCGGACTCGATCCGCTGGTCATCGAAGAAACTCTGGAAGAAGTTTCGCGCTGTAAACGCTCCGGCATCATGATTAATACCTTCATGCTGGCCAACGACTTTACCTTGATGCAGTTCGTTCAACAGGTAAGCTCCATGTGCCGCGGCAAGGCCTACTTCACCACCCCTCAGACTCTCGGCAACTACCTGCTCATGGATTTCATGTCCCGCCGCATGAAGACGGTGCACTAG
- a CDS encoding class I SAM-dependent methyltransferase, with translation MANLTQQVFNATASTYDADRSRLIPGCDRFYGWAIDLIPVNAKNILELGAGSGLYTQLIRDRFPKANIHLMDFSGSMLALAQNRLGNDPLITYSQADYLTEPFPHQLCAVVSSLSIHHLEDDGKRAIFRKAYSALLPNGVFINAEQVAGPTPELETRYKDLWLEQVRAAGATEQQIIDSLYRQQEDRCATVENQLLWMREAGFADADCWYKENRFAVFSGTRP, from the coding sequence ATGGCGAATCTCACACAGCAGGTCTTCAACGCAACCGCTTCCACCTACGATGCCGATCGTTCTCGTCTGATTCCCGGTTGCGACCGTTTCTACGGTTGGGCCATCGATCTGATCCCTGTAAATGCGAAGAACATTCTCGAACTTGGAGCTGGCTCGGGACTCTACACTCAGCTCATTCGCGATCGATTCCCCAAAGCAAACATCCATCTCATGGACTTCTCCGGCTCCATGCTGGCTCTTGCGCAAAATCGTCTGGGAAATGATCCGCTGATTACTTACTCGCAGGCGGATTACCTCACGGAGCCTTTTCCCCACCAGCTCTGCGCCGTCGTCTCCTCCCTTTCGATTCATCATCTTGAAGATGATGGAAAGCGCGCCATCTTTCGCAAAGCCTATAGTGCGTTGCTTCCAAATGGAGTCTTTATTAATGCAGAACAGGTCGCAGGTCCCACTCCGGAATTGGAGACACGCTATAAGGACCTCTGGCTCGAACAGGTTCGCGCTGCGGGAGCGACTGAACAGCAGATCATCGATTCCCTCTATCGTCAGCAGGAAGATCGTTGCGCCACAGTAGAAAACCAGCTTCTCTGGATGCGGGAGGCGGGATTTGCCGACGCCGATTGCTGGTACAAAGAAAACCGCTTTGCCGTCTTTTCCGGCACACGTCCCTGA